One genomic region from Desulfomonilaceae bacterium encodes:
- the lysA gene encoding diaminopimelate decarboxylase: MHHFSYQNNELFCEQAPVRLIVEEFGTPLFIYSRRTLERHFRTFEAPFLDAPHVICFSMKACSNLAILKIFGNLGGGVDIVSGGELFRALRAGVSPSRIVYSGVGKKAYEIDEALHADILMFNVESEEELGLLNERAAAMGQKARVALRVNPDVDPLTHPYISTGLKSNKFGVQIEQAREIYRQAKQYSAIEPIGVDCHIGSQLTELAPFLEAVSILRTLLGNLRADGIDIKYLDIGGGLGIPYDQETPPAPGEYGAAVLDLVSDMNITLIMEPGRVLVGNAGIMITRVLYNKRGSDKNFVIVDAAMNDLIRPSLYKAYHSIAKVKKSGAPTMVADIVGPICESGDFLARSREIEEPVVGELLAVMSAGAYGFSMSSNYNSRPRCAEVLVDGSDYYLIRRRETYEDLIKGERIPGHILEGKQRS, from the coding sequence ATGCATCATTTCAGTTACCAGAACAACGAACTTTTTTGCGAACAGGCCCCGGTGAGGCTCATAGTCGAGGAATTCGGAACCCCTCTTTTTATCTACAGCCGCAGGACACTGGAAAGGCATTTCAGGACTTTCGAGGCCCCCTTTCTAGATGCGCCTCATGTGATCTGTTTTTCAATGAAAGCGTGCTCCAATCTGGCGATCCTGAAGATCTTCGGGAATTTGGGCGGCGGAGTTGATATTGTATCGGGCGGCGAGCTTTTCAGGGCGCTGAGAGCTGGTGTTTCTCCTTCCAGGATTGTTTACTCGGGTGTTGGCAAAAAGGCGTATGAGATAGATGAAGCGCTTCATGCTGATATATTGATGTTTAACGTTGAATCTGAAGAGGAACTCGGTCTTTTGAATGAAAGAGCCGCAGCCATGGGCCAGAAGGCCAGGGTAGCTCTTCGTGTCAATCCTGATGTAGATCCATTGACTCACCCTTATATATCTACAGGTTTGAAATCCAACAAATTCGGTGTCCAGATTGAACAGGCCAGAGAGATTTATCGCCAGGCAAAACAATACAGCGCTATAGAACCTATAGGAGTTGACTGTCACATCGGCAGCCAGTTAACTGAGTTAGCTCCGTTCCTGGAGGCTGTTTCAATACTCAGAACACTTTTAGGGAACTTAAGGGCTGATGGAATTGACATCAAGTACTTAGACATTGGAGGCGGGCTCGGTATCCCGTACGACCAGGAAACCCCTCCCGCTCCGGGTGAATATGGGGCAGCGGTTCTTGACCTGGTTTCAGACATGAATATTACTCTCATTATGGAGCCGGGTAGAGTTCTGGTAGGAAACGCGGGTATCATGATTACCAGGGTGTTGTACAACAAACGTGGGTCAGACAAGAATTTTGTCATTGTAGACGCTGCAATGAATGATCTGATCCGACCCAGCCTGTACAAGGCCTATCACTCGATAGCCAAGGTTAAAAAATCCGGCGCTCCGACTATGGTCGCCGACATAGTCGGTCCTATTTGCGAATCCGGGGACTTTCTGGCTCGAAGCCGGGAGATTGAAGAACCAGTGGTGGGAGAACTCCTTGCTGTGATGAGCGCGGGGGCCTACGGATTTTCAATGTCATCTAACTATAACTCCAGGCCACGCTGCGCCGAAGTCCTGGTTGATGGTTCGGACTATTACCTGATAAGGCGGAGAGAGACCTATGAAGATCTGATCAAAGGAGAAAGGATCCCGGGTCACATTCTTGAGGGAAAACAAAGGAGCTAA